CTGCCTCAGAACCTGGTGCCTTGGCTGGCGGCGGTTCTGTTTCTGGGATTTGGCATCAAGTTGCTGGTGGATGCCCAGTCGCTGGGGGCTGGCGCTGCCCAGGAGGAGGCCGAGGAGGCGGAAGAAGCGGTGAATGCCGCGGAGCAAGGCAATGGCCACGGCGGTGCATGGGCCGTGATCTGGGAATCCTTCGCGCTGGTGTTTGTGGCGGAGCTGGGGGATCGCACCCAATTCGCCACGATCGTGCTGGCCACCGCTCCGGCTCAGGTGTTCAGCTTTGCGGGGCTGCTCGCGGGCACCCTGGCCGGCCATGCGCTGGTCACCTGGCTGGCGGTGGGGGCTGGCAAATGGATTGGCGGCCGGGTGAACGAACAGGTGCTCTATCGGCTGA
This sequence is a window from Synechococcus sp. HK05. Protein-coding genes within it:
- a CDS encoding TMEM165/GDT1 family protein — translated: MAPPLPSDPGLAAFGSSLTAITLAELGDKTFFMALILAVRHSARLVFVGAFAALSAVTLLSLGVGYGLRELLPQNLVPWLAAVLFLGFGIKLLVDAQSLGAGAAQEEAEEAEEAVNAAEQGNGHGGAWAVIWESFALVFVAELGDRTQFATIVLATAPAQVFSFAGLLAGTLAGHALVTWLAVGAGKWIGGRVNEQVLYRLSGGLFVAFGLVSLLQGLASASGR